The following coding sequences are from one Elusimicrobium minutum Pei191 window:
- a CDS encoding transposase gives MPRKLREVSKTSVYHVMIRGVNRQNIFEEESDYVKFLNILKDIQAANNFVVYAYCFMPNHLHMLIKDDSLSKTMQVLLGKYASFYNLKYDRTGYLFQDRFKSEAVENDSYFLTVLRYIHQNPVSAGLAQDVTSYRWSSMYEYMSKPFIVSASHTLKMFKNNISSFISFNKEKREVKSPHLKIKKEQKISDSNIQKFIKNELNISAGEIKSLDIEKLAKTLKQLSEKGASVRQLQRVTGISKSSVARFLGQGAGGSVPK, from the coding sequence ATGCCTAGAAAATTAAGAGAAGTAAGCAAAACATCTGTTTACCATGTTATGATACGCGGTGTTAACCGTCAAAATATTTTTGAAGAAGAAAGTGATTATGTTAAATTTTTAAATATTTTAAAAGATATTCAGGCGGCAAATAATTTTGTTGTTTACGCGTATTGTTTTATGCCTAATCATTTGCATATGTTAATAAAAGATGATTCTTTAAGTAAAACTATGCAGGTTTTATTAGGAAAGTACGCTTCTTTTTATAATTTAAAATATGACAGAACAGGTTATTTGTTTCAGGACAGGTTTAAAAGCGAAGCCGTTGAAAATGATTCTTACTTTTTAACGGTATTAAGATATATACACCAAAATCCCGTGTCCGCAGGTCTTGCGCAGGATGTTACCTCCTACCGTTGGAGCAGTATGTATGAATACATGTCAAAGCCGTTTATTGTATCGGCAAGTCACACTCTTAAAATGTTTAAAAATAATATTTCATCATTCATTTCTTTTAATAAGGAAAAGAGGGAAGTTAAATCGCCGCATTTAAAAATAAAGAAAGAACAAAAAATATCAGATTCCAATATACAAAAATTTATTAAGAACGAATTAAATATTAGCGCGGGTGAAATAAAAAGTTTAGATATTGAAAAATTGGCAAAAACATTAAAACAACTTAGTGAAAAAGGGGCAAGCGTACGCCAGCTTCAACGTGTAACGGGTATATCCAAATCATCCGTAGCCCGCTTTTTGGGACAAGGGGCCGGGGGCAGTGTCCCAAAATAG
- a CDS encoding response regulator transcription factor translates to MGKVLVIEDSKVIAPALMGALKLKGVECIWAKDGVQGIEMAKREKPVLILLDLMLPRVSGFEVCRTLKTDDSTWRIPIIIMSTLVDAENKDKAREAGADHFIEKPYSMAQTVEEILKYLPKVK, encoded by the coding sequence ATGGGTAAAGTTTTAGTTATTGAAGATTCCAAAGTAATAGCGCCCGCTTTAATGGGCGCGCTTAAATTAAAAGGCGTTGAATGTATTTGGGCTAAAGACGGCGTGCAGGGTATTGAAATGGCAAAAAGGGAAAAACCTGTTTTAATTTTGCTTGACCTTATGCTTCCCAGAGTAAGCGGTTTTGAAGTATGCCGTACTCTTAAAACGGATGATTCCACCTGGCGCATACCTATAATAATAATGTCTACTTTGGTTGACGCTGAAAATAAAGATAAAGCGCGTGAAGCAGGGGCGGACCATTTTATTGAAAAGCCTTACAGCATGGCGCAGACTGTTGAGGAAATTTTAAAATATTTACCTAAGGTGAAATAA
- a CDS encoding lysylphosphatidylglycerol synthase transmembrane domain-containing protein, with amino-acid sequence MKKFLASLVKNKYALYAAGGVISAALVIGIFIYNKDAFIKIWTEVGTGYLFLCTFCAAAIYVSMGLSLWEVLRAMGRRINIGSVIGIALVSTTVNYLVSSFGVSGFALRAHLLGRKKIPLGMSVTASIVLTVIIYFVLAIIILQGSILMFLNSNATPKEFAQNFLLIIGMTAVCGFITVFLFNNDFRITWVRKIFRFVNRLSYKLFSAIIPKARFDNFSQNLETGINFIQQKKGRLTKAVLYVCADWLFTILVLYFAFRAVGVSVPAGVLVTGFAIGMATTLIPILPGGIGAMEIAMTAVFAKAGIAWEAALSATLIYRFMYYILPGLVSVFIYWGLQISNGKSDRVDSFKKSLENVAHHKIEPTDGEDLCGKN; translated from the coding sequence ATGAAAAAGTTTCTGGCTTCGCTTGTAAAAAACAAATACGCGCTGTATGCTGCGGGGGGCGTTATCTCCGCGGCGCTGGTAATAGGCATATTTATATACAATAAAGACGCTTTTATAAAAATTTGGACCGAAGTTGGCACCGGCTATCTGTTTTTATGCACTTTTTGCGCTGCTGCCATATATGTTTCTATGGGCCTGTCTCTTTGGGAAGTGCTGCGCGCCATGGGCAGAAGAATTAATATAGGCAGCGTTATAGGTATAGCCTTGGTTTCAACTACGGTTAATTATTTAGTCTCCTCATTTGGCGTAAGCGGTTTTGCTTTGCGCGCGCATCTTTTGGGACGTAAAAAAATACCTTTGGGAATGAGCGTAACCGCCAGCATAGTACTTACGGTTATTATATATTTTGTTCTTGCCATTATTATTTTACAAGGTTCTATTTTAATGTTTTTAAACTCTAACGCCACGCCAAAAGAGTTTGCGCAAAATTTCCTTCTTATTATAGGAATGACGGCTGTTTGCGGTTTTATTACCGTATTTTTGTTTAATAATGACTTTCGTATCACCTGGGTAAGGAAAATATTCAGGTTTGTTAACAGACTTTCCTATAAACTTTTTTCGGCTATTATTCCCAAAGCCAGGTTTGACAATTTTTCCCAAAATCTTGAAACGGGTATAAACTTTATACAGCAAAAAAAAGGCCGTCTTACAAAAGCGGTGCTTTATGTTTGCGCTGACTGGCTTTTTACTATTTTAGTTTTGTATTTCGCTTTCAGAGCGGTTGGAGTTTCAGTTCCCGCGGGTGTTTTGGTAACGGGTTTTGCCATAGGTATGGCAACTACTTTAATACCTATACTTCCGGGGGGTATAGGCGCTATGGAAATCGCTATGACGGCCGTATTCGCAAAGGCGGGTATAGCTTGGGAAGCTGCGCTCAGCGCTACTTTGATTTACAGGTTTATGTACTATATTTTACCCGGTCTTGTAAGTGTTTTTATATATTGGGGGTTGCAGATTTCAAATGGCAAGTCCGATAGGGTAGACAGCTTTAAAAAAAGCCTGGAAAACGTGGCTCACCATAAAATTGAACCGACCGACGGGGAGGACCTATGCGGGAAAAATTAA
- the uvrA gene encoding excinuclease ABC subunit UvrA, with the protein MQFIKIKGAKSHNLKNISVDIPRGKMVVITGLSGSGKSSLAFDTIYAEGQRRYVESMSAYARQFLDLMEKPDVEHIDGLSPAISIEQRNPSKNPRSTVSTVTEIYDYLRLLYARVGHRHCPQCGQEVESWSVHAITSDILKKFNNQTVFILSPIVQGRTGTYEELFAKLKKDGFVKVRVNGVISKLDTAPVLERYKKHTIEIVVDEVFVDALEKERLTDSIETAVKYSKGLVSVFNADAKQHFTYSENNACAKCGIGFSELEPRLFSFNTPYGACPECNGLGIKIEVAEDLVVPDPSLTLNEGAIAAWDSPVTTRTNRWKNGWAGYYYDILKQVCRKNKIPMGVPWNKLTKAQRNIVLYGGNGTTYKASWATNESEFEGVIGNLNRRHAESESDFVREEIYNRYMREVTCPVCHGARLKAEALAVHVGGLNISKVTEMQVGEAIKWIAGLEFNDKEKIISKDVIKEIKSRLGFLNSVGLSYLTLNRKSQTLSGGESQRIHLATQIGSGLTGVLYVLDEPTIGLHSRDNDKLIETLKNLRDLDNTLIIVEHDKDTILAADHVIEIGPKAGEHGGKIVAEGSLKEFLKDKNAITAKYLSGELKIAPNLNPKKPNGKYIEISGAEQFNLKNINVKIPLGLFVCVTGVSGSGKSTLIHQILYKEIAQKFYHAKDLPGKHKNIKGLENIDKVVIVDQTPIGKTPRSNPATYTGVFTHIRELFAEMPEAKRRGFAQGRFSFNVKGGRCEKCEGDGIIKIQMQFLPDIYVKCEECNGKRFNEDTLAVHYKGKSIADVLEMSVSQALEFFDTIPKIKKVIQTLDDVGLGYIKLGQSATTLSGGEAQRVKLAHELSRRATGKTLYILDEPTTGLHFADIDKLLSVLHRLSGAGNTILVIEHNLDIIKTADWIIDLGPEGGDKGGYLVAEGTPQDISKAKNSYTGKYLKEEMK; encoded by the coding sequence ATGCAATTTATAAAAATAAAAGGCGCCAAAAGCCATAACTTAAAAAACATTTCGGTAGATATTCCGCGCGGAAAAATGGTTGTAATAACAGGACTCTCGGGTTCGGGTAAAAGTTCACTTGCGTTTGACACAATTTACGCCGAGGGGCAAAGAAGATATGTTGAATCCATGTCCGCTTACGCCAGGCAATTTTTGGATCTTATGGAAAAGCCCGACGTGGAACACATTGACGGCCTTTCCCCCGCTATATCTATTGAGCAGCGTAACCCAAGCAAAAACCCGCGTTCCACAGTATCAACAGTAACGGAAATTTATGACTATCTGCGCCTGCTTTACGCGCGCGTGGGCCACCGCCATTGCCCGCAGTGCGGGCAGGAAGTTGAATCCTGGAGCGTGCACGCTATAACTTCTGATATTTTAAAAAAGTTTAATAACCAAACCGTTTTTATACTTTCCCCCATAGTACAGGGCAGAACAGGAACTTATGAGGAACTTTTTGCAAAACTCAAAAAAGACGGCTTTGTAAAAGTACGGGTTAATGGCGTTATTTCTAAATTAGACACGGCGCCCGTATTAGAAAGATACAAAAAACACACTATTGAAATTGTTGTGGACGAAGTTTTTGTCGACGCGCTTGAAAAGGAACGTTTAACAGACTCTATAGAAACCGCCGTAAAATATTCAAAAGGGTTGGTATCGGTTTTTAACGCGGACGCAAAACAACACTTTACTTACAGTGAAAATAACGCCTGCGCAAAATGCGGTATAGGTTTTAGCGAATTGGAACCAAGATTATTTTCCTTTAACACGCCTTACGGCGCCTGCCCCGAATGTAACGGTTTAGGCATTAAAATCGAAGTAGCCGAGGACCTTGTAGTGCCGGACCCTTCGCTTACTTTAAACGAAGGCGCTATCGCCGCCTGGGACTCCCCCGTTACAACACGCACCAACCGTTGGAAAAACGGCTGGGCTGGTTATTATTATGATATTTTAAAACAGGTTTGCCGCAAAAACAAAATACCCATGGGCGTACCGTGGAATAAGCTTACAAAAGCGCAAAGAAACATTGTTCTTTACGGCGGCAACGGCACTACCTATAAAGCCTCCTGGGCTACAAATGAAAGTGAGTTTGAAGGCGTTATAGGCAATTTAAACAGAAGGCACGCGGAGTCGGAATCAGACTTTGTGCGTGAAGAAATTTACAACAGATATATGCGTGAGGTTACCTGCCCCGTATGCCACGGCGCCAGATTAAAGGCTGAAGCGCTTGCCGTGCATGTAGGCGGGCTAAATATATCTAAAGTAACGGAAATGCAAGTGGGCGAAGCCATTAAATGGATTGCCGGACTTGAGTTTAATGATAAGGAAAAAATAATTTCAAAAGACGTTATTAAAGAAATTAAAAGCAGGCTTGGCTTTTTAAACAGCGTGGGTTTAAGCTACCTTACGCTTAACCGTAAAAGCCAAACACTCTCGGGCGGGGAATCTCAGCGTATACACTTAGCCACGCAAATAGGCAGCGGGCTGACGGGTGTGCTTTATGTGCTTGACGAGCCTACAATAGGCCTTCACAGCCGTGATAATGACAAACTTATCGAAACGCTTAAAAATCTGCGCGATTTAGACAACACTCTTATTATTGTTGAACATGATAAAGACACTATTTTAGCGGCCGACCATGTTATTGAAATTGGCCCCAAGGCGGGTGAGCACGGCGGCAAAATTGTAGCTGAAGGAAGTTTGAAAGAATTTTTAAAAGATAAAAACGCAATAACCGCTAAATATTTAAGCGGCGAGCTTAAAATAGCCCCTAACCTTAACCCGAAAAAGCCAAACGGCAAATATATTGAAATTTCGGGCGCGGAACAATTTAACCTAAAAAATATCAACGTTAAAATACCTTTAGGTTTATTTGTTTGCGTGACGGGGGTGTCGGGCTCGGGCAAGTCAACATTAATACACCAAATCCTTTATAAAGAAATAGCCCAAAAATTTTACCACGCCAAGGATTTACCGGGTAAGCACAAAAACATAAAAGGGTTGGAAAATATTGACAAAGTTGTTATTGTAGACCAAACCCCCATTGGCAAAACCCCTCGCTCCAACCCCGCCACATACACGGGCGTTTTTACGCATATAAGGGAATTATTTGCCGAAATGCCTGAGGCAAAACGCCGCGGTTTTGCGCAGGGCAGGTTTTCCTTTAACGTAAAAGGCGGCAGGTGCGAAAAATGCGAGGGCGACGGCATTATAAAAATTCAAATGCAGTTTTTGCCCGACATTTACGTAAAGTGCGAGGAATGCAACGGCAAACGTTTTAATGAGGATACTCTTGCAGTGCATTATAAAGGAAAAAGTATAGCCGATGTGCTGGAAATGAGCGTAAGCCAGGCTTTGGAATTTTTTGACACTATCCCTAAAATCAAAAAAGTTATACAAACGCTTGACGATGTTGGTTTAGGTTATATTAAACTGGGACAAAGCGCCACAACATTATCCGGCGGTGAGGCGCAGCGCGTTAAACTTGCCCACGAGCTAAGCCGCAGGGCCACGGGCAAAACTTTATATATTTTAGACGAACCCACCACAGGCCTCCATTTTGCAGATATTGACAAACTTTTAAGCGTACTACACAGGCTTTCAGGCGCAGGTAATACTATTTTGGTTATAGAACATAACCTTGATATTATTAAAACAGCCGACTGGATTATAGACCTCGGCCCCGAAGGCGGCGATAAAGGCGGTTATTTGGTGGCGGAAGGCACACCTCAAGATATTAGCAAAGCAAAAAACTCTTACACGGGTAAATATTTAAAAGAAGAAATGAAATAA
- a CDS encoding tetratricopeptide repeat protein: protein MIEKLEQLLDAGNHSEVIKKTKNYKGKDGAVYFMIGEARRMLGAFMPAIATYKKAAKLTNDAALKMDILLSLASCERTLGNAEQAFKTASAVYEFADGLDYEDYKIAALQEAGMAQRAWGRLDDALDSLNEVLAHYTAEKDHAGISFILWAKGGIFRLQGKFAEGIKSFKDSLKHAVKAKDKINQAYAYCGLAGIARISGDINACVNNYKLADKIFVKTQDTFGKAYTNCGMANGLRQQGKLDEALKRYKNADELYTIIGDKVDLGFVKWGRADVLKRKNKLQQSLLELKEAEKLFDGSDEKRGQILTRLSMAQVLYALGQKDTAVEMFDAAVAKAKHEGLNTYLEIYT from the coding sequence ATGATTGAAAAGTTAGAACAGCTTTTGGACGCGGGAAACCATTCCGAAGTTATTAAAAAAACAAAAAATTATAAAGGCAAAGACGGAGCCGTCTATTTCATGATAGGCGAAGCCCGGCGTATGCTTGGCGCTTTTATGCCTGCTATAGCTACATATAAAAAAGCCGCCAAACTTACTAATGACGCGGCGCTTAAAATGGATATTTTATTATCTTTAGCTTCCTGCGAACGCACTCTTGGCAACGCGGAGCAGGCTTTTAAAACCGCATCCGCCGTATATGAGTTTGCCGACGGACTTGATTATGAAGATTATAAAATAGCCGCTTTGCAGGAAGCGGGCATGGCCCAGCGCGCCTGGGGCAGATTAGATGATGCTTTAGACTCATTAAATGAAGTTCTTGCCCATTATACGGCCGAAAAAGACCACGCGGGCATTAGTTTTATTTTATGGGCAAAGGGCGGCATTTTCCGTCTGCAGGGCAAATTTGCCGAAGGTATAAAATCTTTTAAAGATTCTCTTAAACACGCCGTAAAAGCCAAAGATAAAATTAACCAGGCTTACGCTTACTGCGGGTTAGCCGGTATAGCCAGAATAAGCGGCGACATAAACGCCTGCGTAAATAATTACAAACTGGCGGATAAAATTTTTGTTAAAACGCAGGACACTTTCGGCAAAGCTTATACAAACTGCGGTATGGCCAACGGTTTAAGACAGCAGGGCAAACTTGACGAAGCCTTAAAAAGATATAAAAATGCGGACGAACTTTACACTATTATCGGAGATAAAGTTGACCTGGGTTTTGTTAAATGGGGCCGTGCGGATGTGTTAAAAAGGAAAAACAAACTGCAGCAATCCCTTTTGGAACTTAAAGAGGCCGAAAAACTTTTTGACGGTTCTGACGAAAAACGCGGGCAGATTTTAACGCGGTTAAGCATGGCGCAGGTTTTATACGCTTTAGGGCAAAAAGATACCGCCGTTGAAATGTTTGACGCCGCGGTAGCAAAGGCTAAACATGAAGGCCTTAACACATATTTGGAAATTTATACATAA
- a CDS encoding Maf family protein, which produces MKLILASKSPRRIELLTQAGYKFEIIPAQKDEKTAYKTPHRMVKDLALKKAFEVAAKYPASTVVGADTLVYCKGRVIGKPKDKADALKILHLLNNSWQTVYTGVAIVNINKKKLFTGYAATKCKARKLSDTELKLISGKHMDKAGAYAMQDKDDMLIERVEGSLTNVIGMPMELFNKMIKEFGF; this is translated from the coding sequence ATGAAATTAATTTTAGCTTCAAAATCACCCAGGAGAATAGAACTTTTAACCCAAGCGGGTTATAAGTTTGAAATTATTCCCGCCCAAAAGGATGAAAAAACCGCCTACAAAACGCCGCACCGCATGGTAAAAGACCTTGCCTTAAAAAAAGCTTTTGAGGTGGCGGCAAAATACCCGGCTTCAACCGTGGTAGGAGCGGATACGCTTGTTTATTGCAAAGGCCGTGTTATAGGCAAACCTAAAGATAAGGCTGACGCTCTTAAAATTTTACATTTGTTAAATAATTCCTGGCAGACTGTTTATACAGGCGTGGCTATTGTTAACATAAATAAGAAAAAACTTTTTACCGGTTACGCCGCCACTAAATGCAAAGCCAGGAAACTTTCCGACACGGAACTTAAATTAATTTCAGGCAAGCATATGGATAAAGCGGGCGCTTACGCCATGCAAGATAAAGACGATATGCTTATAGAACGTGTTGAAGGGAGTTTAACAAATGTTATAGGTATGCCTATGGAGCTTTTTAATAAAATGATTAAAGAGTTTGGTTTTTAA
- a CDS encoding gamma carbonic anhydrase family protein has product MREKLKEKAPFVNSTAYVHKTAVIMGDVKVGENVSIWPGAVLRGDIAAIEVADNANIQDNAVIHVNYDFPSIIGKGTTLGHNAIVHGGKIGANCLIGMGAIVLESEVGDNCIIGAGSVVTAGKKIPPGSLVLGSPAKIVRELTEDEVNGIIKNAKEYIELGKHYKEYAEEV; this is encoded by the coding sequence ATGCGGGAAAAATTAAAAGAAAAAGCGCCGTTTGTAAACTCCACGGCTTATGTTCATAAAACAGCCGTAATCATGGGCGATGTTAAAGTAGGGGAAAATGTTTCTATATGGCCCGGAGCTGTTTTACGCGGGGATATTGCCGCTATTGAAGTGGCTGATAACGCCAATATACAAGATAACGCTGTTATCCATGTTAATTATGATTTCCCTTCCATAATAGGCAAAGGCACTACTTTGGGGCACAATGCTATAGTACACGGGGGGAAAATAGGCGCCAACTGTTTAATAGGCATGGGCGCGATTGTTTTAGAAAGCGAAGTCGGCGATAATTGCATAATAGGCGCGGGCAGCGTTGTTACGGCCGGCAAAAAGATTCCGCCCGGCAGTTTGGTGCTTGGCTCACCGGCTAAAATAGTGCGCGAACTTACTGAGGATGAAGTTAACGGTATAATAAAAAACGCCAAAGAATATATTGAGCTCGGCAAACATTACAAAGAGTATGCGGAAGAAGTTTAA
- the kdsA gene encoding 3-deoxy-8-phosphooctulonate synthase: MNKVINLKGIKISNNHPLVFMGGTCIIESEKHYAQAAKDIKKIVNAYSKNYVLKASFDKANRTSLKAFRGPGINDGLEILAKVKKDLNVPVIVDVHEPWQAETVAEVADILQIPAFLCRQTDLLLACGETGRVINVKKGQFLAPGGVENIIKKIESTGNKNIMLTERGFSFGYGDLVVDMRSLAIMKTFGYPVILDATHSVQKPGGLGNATGGDSKFAPILAKAATAIGIAGIFFEAHPNPECALSDGPNSLRYEELKKMISQTTQIDKLVKKFK; encoded by the coding sequence ATGAATAAAGTTATCAATTTAAAAGGCATTAAAATTTCAAACAATCACCCGCTTGTTTTTATGGGCGGCACCTGTATTATAGAAAGCGAAAAACACTACGCCCAAGCGGCAAAAGACATTAAAAAAATAGTTAATGCGTACAGCAAAAACTATGTTTTAAAAGCTTCCTTTGATAAAGCGAACAGAACTTCTTTAAAAGCTTTCAGAGGCCCCGGAATTAACGACGGGCTTGAAATTTTGGCAAAAGTGAAAAAAGATTTAAACGTGCCCGTAATTGTTGACGTTCATGAACCCTGGCAGGCCGAAACGGTTGCGGAAGTGGCGGACATTTTGCAAATACCCGCTTTTTTATGCAGACAGACCGACTTGCTTCTGGCCTGCGGTGAAACCGGCCGCGTTATCAACGTAAAAAAAGGCCAGTTTTTAGCTCCCGGCGGCGTAGAAAATATTATTAAAAAAATTGAGTCAACAGGCAACAAAAATATTATGCTTACCGAAAGAGGTTTCTCTTTCGGTTACGGCGATTTAGTTGTTGATATGCGCTCTTTAGCAATAATGAAAACCTTTGGCTACCCCGTTATATTAGACGCCACACACTCCGTGCAAAAACCCGGCGGTTTGGGTAATGCCACTGGCGGGGACTCCAAATTCGCTCCGATACTTGCCAAAGCGGCCACAGCAATCGGAATAGCGGGCATATTTTTTGAAGCGCACCCAAATCCGGAATGCGCCCTTTCCGACGGGCCGAACTCACTTCGTTATGAAGAGCTTAAAAAAATGATAAGCCAAACAACACAAATTGATAAACTGGTAAAAAAGTTTAAATGA